One genomic region from Sphingobacterium multivorum encodes:
- a CDS encoding DinB family protein, producing the protein METLPQLKEELANEYQITKNFIALFPEGKNEYVPHEKSMKMMRLATHLVEVFEWPSTILKTSELDFAKSAYVPTSLLTRDDLLKKLDEDYEAGKKALETAKEEDLIPSWTIKNDGHELASWSKYGAIRHSLNQITHHRAQLGVYYRLNDIPLPASYGPSADSLNF; encoded by the coding sequence ATGGAAACATTACCACAATTAAAAGAAGAATTAGCGAATGAGTATCAAATTACAAAAAACTTTATTGCACTTTTCCCTGAAGGCAAGAATGAATATGTCCCACATGAAAAAAGCATGAAAATGATGCGTCTGGCAACCCACTTAGTCGAAGTTTTCGAATGGCCAAGTACCATTTTAAAGACTTCAGAACTTGACTTTGCCAAAAGTGCTTATGTGCCAACAAGTCTATTGACCCGGGATGATCTCTTAAAAAAATTAGACGAAGATTACGAAGCCGGAAAAAAGGCTTTAGAAACAGCTAAGGAGGAAGACTTAATTCCAAGCTGGACCATTAAAAATGACGGCCATGAACTGGCAAGCTGGAGCAAATACGGTGCTATTCGTCACTCATTAAACCAGATTACACATCACAGGGCACAATTAGGTGTTTACTATAGACTCAATGATATTCCCCTTCCAGCAAGTTATGGCCCCTCTGCCGATTCACTGAATTTCTAA
- a CDS encoding dihydrofolate reductase family protein — protein sequence MRKLIMKMSISIDGFVAGIHGELDWMFKSGDDHSSAWVLNICESAGIHLMGRKTFEVMASYWPASTNPFAAAMNEIPKAVFTKEGYHPKTKDFADNTKLPANSSWMNARVFNAGLIEGIQELKAESGKPILAHGGAEFMRSLIETGLIDEYHLITHPIALGTGLPIFDALSKPCELKLMHAQVFPGGVVAHTYCPA from the coding sequence ATGCGGAAATTAATAATGAAAATGTCTATTTCCATCGATGGATTTGTTGCGGGCATCCACGGTGAACTTGATTGGATGTTTAAAAGTGGCGACGATCATTCTAGCGCATGGGTTTTAAATATTTGTGAATCTGCCGGCATTCATCTAATGGGTCGAAAGACCTTTGAAGTAATGGCTTCCTATTGGCCTGCTTCGACAAATCCTTTTGCGGCAGCAATGAATGAAATCCCTAAAGCTGTCTTTACAAAAGAGGGCTATCATCCCAAAACAAAAGATTTCGCAGACAATACAAAGCTTCCTGCGAATTCCTCTTGGATGAATGCCCGGGTTTTTAATGCAGGTCTCATTGAAGGAATTCAAGAACTAAAAGCAGAATCTGGGAAGCCAATATTGGCGCATGGCGGAGCTGAATTTATGCGAAGTTTAATTGAAACCGGATTAATTGACGAGTATCATTTGATCACACATCCAATTGCATTGGGTACTGGGCTGCCCATCTTTGACGCTCTTTCCAAACCCTGTGAACTAAAGCTTATGCACGCGCAGGTTTTTCCAGGTGGTGTTGTCGCACATACCTATTGTCCGGCGTAG